From a single Lolium rigidum isolate FL_2022 chromosome 7, APGP_CSIRO_Lrig_0.1, whole genome shotgun sequence genomic region:
- the LOC124679520 gene encoding serine/threonine-protein phosphatase PP2A-2 catalytic subunit-like isoform X2, which yields MGSLQGGLDEQIEQLMQCKPLAEPEVRALCEKAKEILMEESNVQPVRSPVTICGDIHGQFHDLAELFRIGGKCPDTNYLFMGDYVDRGYYSVETVSLLVALKVRYPQRITILRGNHESRQITQVYGFYDECLRKYGNANVWKTFTDLFDYFPLTALVESEIFCLHGGLSPSIETLDSVRSFDRVQEVPHEGPMCDLLWSDPDDRCGWGISPRGAGYTFGQDISEQFNHTNNLKLIARAHQLVMEGFNWAHEQKVVTIFSAPNYCYRCGNMASILEVDDCREHTFIQFEPAPRRGEPDVTRRTPDYFL from the exons ATGGGGAGCCTCCAGGGCGGACTCGACGAGCAGATCGAGCAGCTCATGCAGTGCAAGCCCCTTGCCGAACCCGAG GTGCGGGCACTGTGTGAGAAAGCTAAAGAGATATTGATGGAGGAAAGCAATGTTCAG CCTGTGAGAAGTCCTGTTACTATATGTGGTGATATTCATGGGCAGTTTCATGATCTCGCAGAACTATTCCGAATTGGTGGAAAG TGCCCTGACACAAATTACCTATTTATGGGAGATTATGTGGACCGTGGTTACTATTCTGTTGAAACTGTATCG CTCTTGGTAGCCTTAAAAGTCCGTTATCCACAGCGAATTACGATTCTTAGAGGAAACCATGAGAGCCGACAG ATCACTCAAGTTTATGGATTTTATGATGAGTGCTTGCGGAA GTATGGAAATGCTAATGTATGGAAAACCTTTACGGACCTCTTTGACTATTTTCCCTTGACAGCATTG GTTGAgtcggagatattttgcttgcatGGTGGACTATCAC CATCCATCGAGACTCTTGATAGCGTTCGTAGCTTTGATCGTGTCCAAGAAGTTCCCCATGAGGGGCCTATGTGTGATCTTCTATGGTCTGATCCTGATGATCGATGTGGGTGGGGCATTTCACCTCGTGGCGCAGGATATACCTTTGGCCAG GATATATCAGAACAATTTAACCATACCAATAACCTTAAACTGATAGCAAGAGCTCATCAGTTAGTTATGGAGGGATTTAACTGGGCACAT GAACAAAAGGTGGTGACAATATTCAGCGCACCTAATTACTGTTACCGCTGCGGTAACATGGCCTCAATCTTGGAGGTGGATGATTGCAGGGAGCATACTTTCATCCAG TTTGAGCCAGCTCCAAGGAGAGGAGAGCCTGATGTGACTCGAAGAACACCTGACTATTTCTTGTAA
- the LOC124679520 gene encoding serine/threonine-protein phosphatase PP2A-2 catalytic subunit-like isoform X1 — MGSLQGGLDEQIEQLMQCKPLAEPEVRALCEKAKEILMEESNVQPVRSPVTICGDIHGQFHDLAELFRIGGKCPDTNYLFMGDYVDRGYYSVETVSVRLPIMPRPLAVLESLSANFVFEIKQLLVALKVRYPQRITILRGNHESRQITQVYGFYDECLRKYGNANVWKTFTDLFDYFPLTALVESEIFCLHGGLSPSIETLDSVRSFDRVQEVPHEGPMCDLLWSDPDDRCGWGISPRGAGYTFGQDISEQFNHTNNLKLIARAHQLVMEGFNWAHEQKVVTIFSAPNYCYRCGNMASILEVDDCREHTFIQFEPAPRRGEPDVTRRTPDYFL; from the exons ATGGGGAGCCTCCAGGGCGGACTCGACGAGCAGATCGAGCAGCTCATGCAGTGCAAGCCCCTTGCCGAACCCGAG GTGCGGGCACTGTGTGAGAAAGCTAAAGAGATATTGATGGAGGAAAGCAATGTTCAG CCTGTGAGAAGTCCTGTTACTATATGTGGTGATATTCATGGGCAGTTTCATGATCTCGCAGAACTATTCCGAATTGGTGGAAAG TGCCCTGACACAAATTACCTATTTATGGGAGATTATGTGGACCGTGGTTACTATTCTGTTGAAACTGTATCGGTACGACTACCAATCATGCCTCGTCCTTTAGCAGTACTTGAAAGCTTAAGTGCTAACTTCGTGTTTGAAATCAAACAGCTCTTGGTAGCCTTAAAAGTCCGTTATCCACAGCGAATTACGATTCTTAGAGGAAACCATGAGAGCCGACAG ATCACTCAAGTTTATGGATTTTATGATGAGTGCTTGCGGAA GTATGGAAATGCTAATGTATGGAAAACCTTTACGGACCTCTTTGACTATTTTCCCTTGACAGCATTG GTTGAgtcggagatattttgcttgcatGGTGGACTATCAC CATCCATCGAGACTCTTGATAGCGTTCGTAGCTTTGATCGTGTCCAAGAAGTTCCCCATGAGGGGCCTATGTGTGATCTTCTATGGTCTGATCCTGATGATCGATGTGGGTGGGGCATTTCACCTCGTGGCGCAGGATATACCTTTGGCCAG GATATATCAGAACAATTTAACCATACCAATAACCTTAAACTGATAGCAAGAGCTCATCAGTTAGTTATGGAGGGATTTAACTGGGCACAT GAACAAAAGGTGGTGACAATATTCAGCGCACCTAATTACTGTTACCGCTGCGGTAACATGGCCTCAATCTTGGAGGTGGATGATTGCAGGGAGCATACTTTCATCCAG TTTGAGCCAGCTCCAAGGAGAGGAGAGCCTGATGTGACTCGAAGAACACCTGACTATTTCTTGTAA
- the LOC124674793 gene encoding uncharacterized protein LOC124674793: protein MFLRSLLRRGAAAGGIRAPAARLDPPASLASLLLASRSYAKAKGGGKPAASTSNRGKIRVKDPKGVASEDASASGESSASTGGADELDAEFEMPTDPLPPSYDPALDVGPGGRPLFAFTDTFASFSHRGANAYVDFTKDEWDATLPEGLPAGMMKEFQDTRRCAVMVRESFLDLRDNFRRIVDPAITAKRKETKRQIILDGPRSCGKSIALAMLVHWARTEGWLVFYVPHGRDWTHGGFFYRNTYSDLFDTPVQAGKVLQDFLKYNEAHLQQLSCQIFEPIPLGEGTGVGMMKGADTVEMPEGSTLYDLIQTGITHSHAAVGVVVRLRKELSLVKEVPVLFAIDQYNSWFTFTEFQEPVTVRSCRSIHAKELAMVNAYRPMLHDDMMVGAFSHSTAVGKLRQELPDVPSDARLMFPRYTADEAETVCHYYMRQKIIRRESFSEEKWKKIYYLSNGNGSEMRWLAAFI, encoded by the exons ATGTTCCTCCGGTCCCTACTccgccgcggcgccgccgccggcggcattCGCGCTCCCGCCGCGCGCCTGGACCCGCCCGCTTCCCTGGCTtcgctcctcctcgcctcccgcTCCTACGCCAAGGCCAAGGGCGGGGGCAAGCCGGCGGCATCCACCAGTAACCGTGGCAAGATCCGCGTCAAGGATCCCAAAGGTGTGGCGTCCGAGGACGCCTCAGCGTCCGGGGAATCCTCCGCATCCACTGGCGGGGCGGACGAGCTCGACGCCGAGTTCGAGATGCCCACCGACCCGCTGCCCCCGTCATACGATCCGGCGCTCGACGTCGGGCCCGGTGGCCGCCCGCTCTTCGccttcaccgacaccttcgcgTCTTTCTCACACCGCGGTGCCAATGCCTACGTCGATTTCAC TAAGGATGAATGGGATGCCACTTTACCGGAGGGATTACCAGCAGGGATGATGAAGGAGTTTCAGGATACGAGACGGTGCGCTGTGATGGTGAGGGAAAGCTTCCTCGACCTGCGGGATAACTTCCGGAGAATTGTTGACCCGGCCATTACAGCCAAGCGCAAAG AGACCAAAAGACAAATCATCTTGGATGGCCCTCGGAGTTGTGGTAAAAGCATTGCACTTGCGATGCTTGTGCACTGGGCCCGTACTGAAGGATGGCTTGTGTTCTATGTTCCCCATGGGAGGGATTGGACTCATGGAGGATTCTTCTATAGAAACACCTACAGTGATCTTTTCGATACTCCAGTACAGGCTGGGAAAGTTTTGCAG GATTTTTTGAAGTACAACGAAGCCCACTTACAGCAATTATCATGTCAAATTTTTGAGCCTATTCCCCTGGGAGAAGGTACTGGTGTTGGAATGATGAAAGGGGCTGACACGGTGGAAATGCCTGAAGGGTCCACATTGTATGATCTCATTCAAACTGGGATAACCCACTCGCATGCTGCAGTTGGTGTTGTAGTTCGCCTAAGAAAGGAACTGTCACTTGTTAAAGAAGTGCCTGTGTTGTTTGCCATTGACCAG TATAACAGTTGGTTTACATTCACCGAGTTCCAGGAGCCTGTAACTGTTAGATCTTGTAGATCAATCCATGCGAAAGAGCTTGCAATG GTCAATGCATATAGGCCAATGCTTCATGATGATATGATGGTAGGAGCCTTTTCACATTCAACTGCAGTTGGCAAACTACGGCAGGAGCTCCCAGATGTTCCCTCCGATGCTCGTTTGATGTTTCCACGGTACACCGCAGATGAAGCAGAGACTGTGTGCCATTATTATATGAG GCAAAAGATTATCCGACGCGAGAGTTTTTCAGAAGAGAAGTGGAAAAAGATCTACTATTTGTCAAATGGAAATGGCTCGGAGATGAGGTGGCTTGCTGCGTTTATATGA